One Comamonas odontotermitis genomic window, CAAGCTCAGACCCGCTGGTGACAACGATCTTGAACTCGCCCACCGCGACGCGGTCACCGGCATACAGAACCTGTCGCTTGACGCGTACGCCGTTCACAAAGGTGCCGTTGGCGCTGTCGTGGTCTTCCACCGTCAGAATACCAAGGTAGTAGGTGAAGGCACCATGATCACGACTGACGCTTGGATCTTCCAGGACAATTCGGCAGCTTTGGCCTCGGCCGATCAACGTGCTTCCCTTTCCCAGCGTGAGGGAGCCTGGAGAAACCCGGGAACGTGAACTGATCTGGATTTTAGGAAGCACGTTAAACCTCTATCAAAAAATCAAAGCCAATAGCATGGCCCCAGAGGTGCTAACACGTTCAGATAAATAGACCTGCGGTCGAATACGGAGCCTGAGATGTATGGAAAGTGCAAAAGCACAACAGGCGGGCCACGTAGCACCAAAGGTCGCGTTGGCAACTCTTCAATAAGAAACTGAACGTAATTGTCCGACAATCCGCTGGTTTTGATTGAGAACAATAGCAAACCTGCCCACCTGAAGGCTTGCGTCGCCTCCGTGGAAAAGTGTCTTGTTTCAATAAAGGCGACATGTCGGTCCAACGCATCGCCAGCCATCAGCAACCGCTGTCGGATTTCCGACTAACGCGAGGACAGGAACTACGACACGCCAGCCCGGACCACCTTCGCTCTGGTACCTGATCTCGGGCACGGTGCCTTTGGCCTAGCAAACACCCTCCTGCGGCATGTGATGTCGCTGTCCGGCCCTACCCTGTGCAGTAGTCGTGCACCTCACGCGCGGGAAAAAACCGCCCAGCATCTGATCCAGATGCTGCCGATGCATACCAAGCGGGCGCATAACTATCAACTAACAAAATAAAGGGGCAGCTTCGTCTGCCTTTTTGACATGGATTCCGGCATTTGCTTGCTGGTGGCAAAGATGTGAAGAGCCCTGTCCATTCCTGCAGCCATGGCG contains:
- a CDS encoding FHA domain-containing protein, yielding MLPKIQISSRSRVSPGSLTLGKGSTLIGRGQSCRIVLEDPSVSRDHGAFTYYLGILTVEDHDSANGTFVNGVRVKRQVLYAGDRVAVGEFKIVVTSGSELAGRHDARSSLSAP